The Pseudofrankia sp. DC12 region GGGACGTCCGCGACCGGCGCGAACAACGCCGCCAGCACGTCGTCCCACCCGGTGCCCGCCATCCACGACCCCAGGACCAGCGCCCGCACGACGACCCCCCGGGTCAACGCCAACGCCGTCTCCTGCCCGCGCACGGCGTCATCAGGTGCGGCGTCGTCGCTGCCGGGCGGTGTCGTCGCCTGGAACTGGGTGAACGCCTCGGCGATCAGCCGGTCGAGCGCGCCGGGGCCGAGCCGCCGGTCGAGCTCGGCCTCCGCCGCTCCCAGCGACACGTGGTCCGCCGCCCGGCCCGACAGGGCCAGATCCCCGTTGTCGTAGGCCCTGAGCGTCCCGGCCAGCACCGGCCGGTAGACGATCACCTGGTCGCCGTGGCGGGCCGGGAGCGCGCCCTCAGCCAGCGTGAGCAGGCCGCGGCGGTCGCGGGCCGGCGCCCGGCCGCCGCCGCGGCGCCCGGCCGTGCGAACCGGCCCCGCGGCCAGGTCCTCGGCACGCACCGCCAGCAGCCCGGCACCGACCCGGCCGAAGGCCACCCCGGGCAGCGCGACCGACGGGACGACAGGATAGAAACAGGACACGGCGGACTCCGGGTCAGGGAACTGGCTTCGACACCCTTCACCTCACCCGGAGATCCGCTCAAACCCCGCAATCCGGGCACTCCCAGCACCCAAATCCTCCGCTCCGGCGACCTCCCACCCCACCCCCGACCGTCACCCAACGTCACCGTTAGCTCAGGCGCGGCCGGGTACCTCACACCTCGCGATCAAGCGCCTTACAACGGCATTGGTCCGCCGTAGGGGGGCCAAGCTCAGGTCAACTTGTTCACGTCAAATCAATCCTCACTTTGCCATCCAGGTCAGCACACCTCAACCTCCGCTACACCGCAGCGCCGCTGTCCGATCCGCCTCTCACCCCGAAGAGTATTTCTCCTGGATTCAGGCCTTCAAAAGACTTTGCGACCTTCAGATAGTTCATCTTTTCGACCTTGCCCCCTCGCGATGAAGATCCTCTGCCAACTCCCGATAGAGCAGGAACCTTTCTTTCGGCAAGTCTCTTCCCGCAGACATTTCCTCGAGACGACGACGCGGCAGGTGAACCGTCAAATCGTCGATTCTTTCGCGCAGTCGATCAGTCGATATTCCTCCGGTCGCGTCACCGCGTTCACTAACGATCTCCGCGATATCACAGAAATGAATCAGGAGGGCCAACTCTTGACTCTCCGACAGAACGTCCTGAACGAGTCACGCCCACACTGGCCAGTCCGACCTCGTGAAGAACTCGTCGTTCGCACCGCCACCTCGGACCTCGAGTGCCGGGCAGGCCCAAACTGGCCGGGTAATACCTGAGAGGAATTCAGCGCGATCAGCAGCCAGAAGCTCGACTAGCTGCTCCTCGCCGATGTGGAGCCCCTCGGTGAGATCGACGCACATGTCCAGGTCGTCCGCGGCGATGGGCGTGTAGATCCGACCGAGCAGGCGCAAAATCTTGACGCGACTTTCATCATCCACCGTCAACCCTCCAAATAGGCAGCCTGGCACAAACATCAAAATTAGGCAAGAACCTCGCAGCGCATTCTACGGCATGAGGCCAGACTGCAGCGCACGAGTCCCATTGATGAATACCTGGCGCCACGGAAAATTGTTCGCGACACTATTTGCATAACTCTCAAGGGCGGCATCAAACGGTCGTAGCGACGCCCCGATAGGATGATCGCGATGGTGTCGAGGGGCTGGATGGTGGATGGGCGTACGGGAGCGGTTGACGGTGGAGGACCGCGAGGTCATCTCGCGGGAGTTGAGTCAGGAGCGTTCGGCTCGGTATATCGCCGCTGTGCTCGGTCGTCATCATTCGGGGATCTCCCGGGAGATCGAGCGTAACGGCGGTGCCGCGGCGTATCGGGCGGTGGATGCGCAGGCACGGTGTGATCTGATGTGCGCCCGCCCGAAGGAACGGAAACTCGTCGCGTCGAAGGAGCTGCACGACGCGGTGAACACCGGCCTGGTCGAGAAGTGGTCGCCGAAGCAGATCAGCGAGAGACTGCGCACGGACTTTCCCGACGACGAGAGCATGCGCGTGAGCCACGAAACAATCTACGAGTGCCTCTACCTCCAGGCGCGCGGCGAGCTGCGGACGGAACTGAAGATCGCGCTGCGTAAGGGCCGGGCCAGGCGGGTCAACCGGTCGCGCAGCACCCTGACCAGGGGCGGGATCGTCGGCATGGTCAACATCAGCGAGCGGCCGAAGGAGGCCGAGGACCGCGCCGTCCCCGGTTTCTGGGAGGGCGACCTGATCATCGGGAAGGGCAACAAGTCGCAGATCGCCACGCTGGTCGAGCGCACGACCCGGTTCGTGATGTTGGCGCGAATACCGTACGACCGTAACGCCGACAAGGTCGCCTACCTGCTGGGCAAGAAGATGGAGACCCTGCCCGAGTTCATGCGGAACTCGGTGACCTGGGACCAGGGAAAGGAGATGGCCCGGCACGCCGATTTCACCGTCCGCACCGGTATTCCCGTGTATTTCTGCGACCCGCACTCACCGTGGCAGCGCGGCTCGAACGAGAACACCAACGGGTTGCTGCGCCAGTACTTCCCGAAGGGCACCGACCTGTCCTTGCACACGCAGGAAGAACTTGATATGGTGGCCACGCAGCTGAATGGGCGGCCACGGCAGACGCTCAAATGGGCGACGCCGCTCGAGGTCTTTACCGAGCTGCTGGAAAGTCATGTGTCGCCATGACCGCTTGATTCCGCCCCCGTTGTGATTCCGACTGTGCCAACACCTCGGCGGCGCAGCCCCGCCACGACCTCCCCGGCCTCAACTGGGCGGCCCACGACCCAGCCCGGCGGCTCGACGGGCGGTTGCGCGCCCAGCCCTCCCCTAGACTCTCCCGCCTGCAGACGAACGGCTGCCCCCGCCGCCAACGCCGCAAGCAGGCTCACAACGCCCGCCGACCAGAACGCGTGGGCACGCGCCGCGTCGAACACTCCCGGCCAGCGCTCTTGACCTGATACGACATTGATCAGAACGGCGCCAGCGTTCGCCGACACCACCGCGCATCCCGCAAGCACCACCGCCAGGCGCTGGGACCCCCGTCCGCTGGACACAGACACCTCGCAGTCGTAGAAGCACCATGCGTATCATCCAACGCCTCCGCCTAGCAGCGAGGCTCCGTTCGAACGGGCCGCCAAAAACGTCGCCTTGACTTCTGAGGAGGTGCTTAGCCCAGGACGCCAGTCGAGCCGTCCGTCAGTTCCCGCAGGATGTCGGCGTGCCCAGCGTGGCGGGCGGTCTCCTCGATCATGTGCACGTAGATCCAACGCACCGAGACCTGGCCCGCGTCGGGATGCGGGATCACATCGTCAAGCGCGAAACCCGCGGCCGCTCGCCGGGACACGGCGCAAACGCGCTCATACTCCTCGATCAGGACGCTCGGAGTATGGGCATCAGAGAGTTCCCACGAGCTGTCTGGCAGCTCGGGGTCCTCCCCCGTCAGCCGGTGGAACCAATTGCGTTCCACCGTGGTCAGGTGGCGCACAAGGCCCGCGAGAGTGGTCATCGATGGCACCAGCCTCGCCCTTGCCGCCTGGTCATCGACTCCCGCGATCTTGTGCACCACGATGTCTCGGTAGAAGTCCAGGAAGGCTTCTAGGATCTCGCGTTCTTCAGCGGTGTTCGCGCGCATGACCCGCAGCGCCGGCGGGCGCGGGGGAGGTGATTCCATGTCGGCACCGTACTGCGCCAGATGCTCTTCCACTGCATCCAGAACCAAGCGTCGACGGTCTGTCGAGGCCTGTGCGACTCGTCCCGGCCGTCATGCGGTCTCCGGGGGGGCTCGCGGTCACAGGGATTGTGAGACGTCCGCTAAAACCCGAGGGTAAGAGCGATGGGGAACTCCATGTCGGCCGCGTGGTCGTAGGCATGGGCGGCTTGCGGATCGTGGGGGCGGTCGCCGAGGGCTGCACGGGTTGGGTCCGGGCTCGTCATGGCGGGTGTTCCGAGGGGAAGTCCGAGGTGATGATGGCGGTAGTGCTCGATGCGTTGGGCGGCCGCGTCCCATGCGTCGGTCTCGCCTGGCTCGGGCGGGCGGGGGCCGAGCATTGCGGTCAGATAGCCGGTCGGTTCGGCCGTCACACGTAGGACGGCGGCGGAGACCTGGTGGTCCAGCGCCGCATTGAGACGGCTGAACCGCGCCTGCGCGAATTCGCTGGTGGCGGCATCGGCCTGTTCCGCTCTGGCCAGTCCGGTGGACCCGTGGAGCTGCTCGGCGAGGGATCGCCCTTCGGCGTGTAGGACAGCGGTCGGCCGGGTCGCGAGATGGTTTGCCTCAGCCGTCGCGAGGCGCCCGCTGGCGTTGGCCCATTCCTGCAGCGCGGTGTGGGGAGCGGGCAGTTCGTACGCCGCCGGATCGACGCGGGCGGCCTCGCACAACTGGGTGACGCGGTCGGCCAGCACGGGCGCGCCGGCGCGGACGCCGGTGAGTGGTTCGCGGCCGAGGGCCGCGGCGAGATCGGCCGGTGCTTGCCCGTGGTCGAGCAGTGCGTGGAGGCCGGCGACAGCCCGGTCGCGGGGGACGGATTCGGCTGGGCTGTGGAAGCGCGCGCGCGTCCGTTCAGGGAGCGCGGCGGTCCAGGCCTGGGCGAGGTGGACGGCCTGGTCGTGGTGGCGCAGCCACGGGTCGCGCTGCCGGTCGTCCGGCGCAGTGTCGCGGGGCGGCTCGGGATTGTCGATGTCACCGAGAGGCTGACAGCGGGCGCGGTAGATGGCGAGAGCTGCGACGGCGTCGTCCCAGATCGCCCGATCGGGACCGGCTGGCGGTCGCGGGCCGATTCGGTCGACGACGGTGCTGGGTGGCTTCGCAAGAGCGGCGGCGCGTAGCGCGGCCTCGGCGGCGAGTTCGGCGCGTCGCCAGAGCACCTGACTCGGCAGCCCCGCCCGGTCCGTACCGTCGTTCGCCGCATCGGCTGGAGAGGCGGACGCGCCTGACGCGCTCGGCGGTGCGGTAACGCGACCAGCCGAGGCCCGCGGGCGCGCCGTGCCGGCCAGGCGTTGCGCGGCGAGCTCGGCGAGCGTGTGAAGGCGGCGCAATTCGTGCACCACACGGGCGTCGGGGTCGTGTTCGGTCGCGAGCCGTTCGGGCTGGGAACGGCCGAGCCGATCAGCCAGCCGGTCCAGTGGATCGCCTGGCTCTCGGCCTGCGGGCAGCCAGCTTTCGTCGTCGTCGCGGTCATCGAGCTGGTCGCGACGCAGGACGTAGGCGTGTAGGTCGGTGCGAGCGCGCGACAGCATCACGTACAGCCCGGCGCGGGAGGTGTCGTCGGGCACGATGGCGCGGGCGGTGTCCATGGTGGTGCCCTGGGCCTTGGCTGCGGTGATGGCATAGGCGTGGCCGAGACCTCCGTCGCGGCCGTCGTCGAACCGCCACGTCAGGTACTCCCACGGCACGCGCACCCAGCCCTTGTTCGGGAAAGCGACCGTCACGGCCTGCTCCGCCGGGTCGTCGGTGTCGAGGTGGATGGCCGCGATGACACCGAGGGTGCCGGTCCGGA contains the following coding sequences:
- a CDS encoding DinB family protein, yielding MESPPPRPPALRVMRANTAEEREILEAFLDFYRDIVVHKIAGVDDQAARARLVPSMTTLAGLVRHLTTVERNWFHRLTGEDPELPDSSWELSDAHTPSVLIEEYERVCAVSRRAAAGFALDDVIPHPDAGQVSVRWIYVHMIEETARHAGHADILRELTDGSTGVLG
- a CDS encoding IS30 family transposase, giving the protein MGVRERLTVEDREVISRELSQERSARYIAAVLGRHHSGISREIERNGGAAAYRAVDAQARCDLMCARPKERKLVASKELHDAVNTGLVEKWSPKQISERLRTDFPDDESMRVSHETIYECLYLQARGELRTELKIALRKGRARRVNRSRSTLTRGGIVGMVNISERPKEAEDRAVPGFWEGDLIIGKGNKSQIATLVERTTRFVMLARIPYDRNADKVAYLLGKKMETLPEFMRNSVTWDQGKEMARHADFTVRTGIPVYFCDPHSPWQRGSNENTNGLLRQYFPKGTDLSLHTQEELDMVATQLNGRPRQTLKWATPLEVFTELLESHVSP